tggtacgcgacacgTGCTATGATATGCAATACGTACTTACTGTTGGCAGTGtgatacgcaacacgtgcatGTGTCACCAACGGCGATTTAGCTTCAAATTTGCGTCACAATTAATctattgaactatttcaaacgtggttttcagtttttaagatcgtTCAGAAGCACTGCaatctttatttatgtttaaagtggtcagcacgctaagactttcatgtttcaaaataacatcaaatctattaatcttatttcaaaaatgcgcagttgtttagttttctaatcttgtataTTTTTCTTCTACAGACATGGCAAAACCTTAGAAGAAACGGAGTCTGACACTTGGGAAAAAAGTtgataaagaagcaaaacaagaatatcAATATCAAAGTTACTTTCCAATTGCAGCAATGCGCCAGGAAATCACCAgcgagaaaacaaaaaaaaagactgcTTACGCCATCTGAATCCACTCTACAACTTATATCCAGCAAACTGAAGAAAAAAGGCATTTAGTCATTTGTCGCTtccaaaaaaatacaaacatacaataacTCTCGATTAAAGTTAAAGTCTTCAAGATCACTTTTGGACCTGTAGAAGAAAACAGTGATATGTAAAGACAATGCAGAGCACTTCTTAAACACTGGATTGCAAGTGTGAAGAGCTGCATAATACAGACAATGATTATGTAGTCCCCGTTGATGTGACTGATGAAGaaattactgaaaatttattgtcaGAAGTTTTCTCGGTATTATAAGAGGAAGATGGACTTTGATGaagtaatgataaaatttctaaaactggCTAAAGATAAAAAATCCCAGTATTACTACGATGGAGCAAGTAACATGTCTGGTGCTAAAAAGGGAGTTGCAACACAGTTGTCAAGCCGTGAACCCCGTGCAGTGTATACGCATTGCTATGGACATGCTCTGAACCTGGCAGTTGGAGACACAGTGAAACGTTCAAAAGTCATGAGAGACGCATTAgatactgtaaatgaaatgtcAAAGTTAATCAAATATTCGCCAAAGAGGGACAGCAAACTAGAGGAAATTAAACAGGAGATGAGCCCAGAGACGCCGGGATTTCGCGTTTTGTGTCCTACGCGTTGGACTGTGAGAGCAGCTAGTCTCGGAAGTGTTCTTGAAAATTACAATGTGCTACAATCTTTATGGGAAAGCTCGTACGAAAGTGCCAGGGACTCTGAAACACGTGCACGTATTCTAGGTGTTCAGTCTCATATGTCTAATTTTGACTTCCTGTTTGGTGTTAGCTTAGGGTACGAAATTCTCAGACATACGGACAATTTGAGCAAATGTTTGCAGAACAAAGACATGTCAGCAGTAGAAGGTCAGCATTTATCCAAAATTACGCTTGGAACACTCAGTGATATGAGAAAGGATGACGCCTACGATAAGTTCTGGGAAAGTGTAAATGAAAAACTGGACACTTTGGATGTCAGTGAGCCTGTAATGCCTCGACGTCGTAAAATGCCAAAACGTTTCGAGACTGGGGAGGCACCACACGAATTTCACGCCACAGAGAAAGACCTGTACCGCCAGAAATATTATGAGGCACTGGATTTAGCTGTAAACTGTGTGCAGGATCGATTTGACCAACCCGGTTACAAGTCCTATCGTCACTTGGAAGATATGGTACTTAAATGTGTCACCAATGACTCTTCATACCTGGAAGACATGGATTTTGTGGTAGACTTCTACAAGGACGATATAGATAGACTTTCACTAAAATCTCAACTGGAATCTCTGAAAGTACATGCTCGAAATAGCTGTGACAATGTTTCCAATGTTACTGTTTCTGATGTTACCAAATTGTTGACAAATATGAAACCAGCTTCTCGCGCTATGTTCTCTGAAATTGTTACTGTCTTGAAAC
The sequence above is a segment of the Mercenaria mercenaria strain notata chromosome 3, MADL_Memer_1, whole genome shotgun sequence genome. Coding sequences within it:
- the LOC128555925 gene encoding zinc finger MYM-type protein 1-like, producing MDFDEVMIKFLKLAKDKKSQYYYDGASNMSGAKKGVATQLSSREPRAVYTHCYGHALNLAVGDTVKRSKVMRDALDTVNEMSKLIKYSPKRDSKLEEIKQEMSPETPGFRVLCPTRWTVRAASLGSVLENYNVLQSLWESSYESARDSETRARILGVQSHMSNFDFLFGVSLGYEILRHTDNLSKCLQNKDMSAVEGQHLSKITLGTLSDMRKDDAYDKFWESVNEKLDTLDVSEPVMPRRRKMPKRFETGEAPHEFHATEKDLYRQKYYEALDLAVNCVQDRFDQPGYKSYRHLEDMVLKCVTNDSSYLEDMDFVVDFYKDDIDRLSLKSQLESLKVHARNSCDNVSNVTVSDVTKLLTNMKPASRAMFSEIVTVLKLILVMPATNATSERSFSALRRLKTYLRSNMTEKRLNHIMTLHIHREATDSIDLDAVANEFVNSNDSRLSIFGKV